From Acidobacteriota bacterium, one genomic window encodes:
- a CDS encoding AbrB/MazE/SpoVT family DNA-binding domain-containing protein: METVKMGKRGTLVLPAKLRKQFGLEDGSLLVTEVKEGEIRLRPAVAYEVEIYTPERKAELLLNSAMTKEEWDEIALDIRSWGLDPMNIPGVDRDQREKLRTDKEWSERVRQAKADSAKARRSV; the protein is encoded by the coding sequence ATGGAGACGGTCAAAATGGGCAAGCGGGGGACGCTGGTTCTCCCGGCAAAGCTTCGCAAGCAGTTCGGGCTTGAAGATGGTTCTCTGCTGGTTACGGAAGTAAAAGAGGGCGAGATCCGGCTCCGTCCAGCCGTTGCGTATGAGGTGGAGATTTACACGCCAGAGCGCAAGGCCGAGCTTCTGCTGAACAGCGCCATGACGAAGGAAGAGTGGGACGAGATTGCCCTTGATATACGGTCGTGGGGCCTTGATCCGATGAATATTCCCGGAGTGGATCGAGACCAGCGAGAGAAGCTGCGTACAGACAAGGAATGGTCTGAACGGGTGCGTCAGGCAAAAGCCGACTCTGCAAAGGCCAGACGTAGTGTCTGA
- a CDS encoding PIN domain-containing protein: MSEFAHLNAYLDANVLFSASHSPASRLLQLWQLMNLSLTTSAYAIDEVRKNILNGHHQRFTALLTKTQLVSDANLQFIPADVVLAEKDRPILAAAIAASVDFLVTGDKNHFGHLYNSRIAGVAIVAPADFLNQNAHRLIL, from the coding sequence GTGTCTGAGTTCGCTCACCTTAACGCATATCTCGACGCGAATGTCTTATTTTCAGCCTCGCACTCGCCCGCGAGCCGTCTTTTGCAGCTATGGCAGTTGATGAATCTGTCACTGACTACCTCAGCGTACGCAATCGACGAGGTGAGAAAGAACATTCTCAACGGTCATCACCAACGCTTCACCGCTCTCTTGACGAAGACACAACTCGTCAGCGATGCCAATCTGCAATTTATCCCGGCTGACGTTGTGTTGGCAGAGAAAGACCGACCTATATTGGCAGCAGCAATCGCAGCGAGCGTCGATTTCCTTGTGACCGGCGACAAGAACCACTTCGGGCATCTGTACAACTCCCGAATTGCGGGCGTCGCTATTGTCGCGCCGGCAGATTTTCTGAACCAGAACGCCCACCGCCTGATTCTGTAA
- a CDS encoding glycosyltransferase family 2 protein, with the protein MAMSLMAPHGLSHYWKTHYLDQTFKGLYRWNGFDICLLIPYFIVMVILAFYGIHRYQLVWLYYKNRKNAAKWDQPPARFAEGELPFVTIQLPIFNEQFVIDRLIDACCRLDYPRDRFEIQVLDDSTDETTMVAQQIVERYARGFAGMEPQPIVYIHRTNRHGFKAGALDAGLKVARGEFVAIFDADFVPPSQWVMQVIHHFAEPGIGMVQTRWTHLNRDYSFLTQVEAILLDGHFVLEHGGRSRAGVFFNFNGTAGMWRRETIGDAGGWQHDTLTEDTDLSYRAQMNGWHFKYLQDVECPAELPIEMTAFKTQQARWAKGLIQTGKKILPRVMKSDQPWHTKLEAWYHLTANISYPLMIILSVLLMPAMIIRSWQGLLQMLLIDLPLFMASTMSISSFYLVSQKELFPKKWGRTFLYLPFLMALGVGLTITNTKAVMEALFGVQSAFARTPKYRVAKKGEKSQAKKYRKRLGIIPWIELAIGCYFAATVWYAITTENFFTVPFLVLFVFGYWYTGLLSLLQGRFERFGTAGQELHEKPYPMGI; encoded by the coding sequence ATGGCGATGTCGCTCATGGCCCCGCACGGGCTCAGCCATTACTGGAAGACGCACTATCTCGACCAGACCTTCAAGGGGCTCTATCGCTGGAACGGCTTCGACATCTGCCTGCTGATTCCGTATTTCATCGTGATGGTGATCCTCGCCTTCTACGGAATCCACCGCTATCAGCTTGTATGGCTGTACTACAAGAACCGCAAGAACGCCGCGAAGTGGGACCAGCCTCCTGCGCGCTTCGCTGAGGGCGAGCTTCCCTTCGTCACCATCCAGCTCCCGATCTTTAACGAACAGTTCGTTATCGACCGGCTGATCGACGCCTGCTGCCGGCTTGACTATCCCCGCGACCGGTTCGAGATCCAGGTGCTCGACGACTCCACCGATGAGACGACGATGGTCGCGCAGCAGATCGTCGAACGCTACGCGCGCGGCTTCGCCGGCATGGAGCCGCAGCCGATCGTCTACATCCATCGCACCAACCGCCACGGCTTCAAGGCTGGTGCGCTCGACGCGGGGCTAAAGGTTGCCAGGGGCGAGTTCGTCGCCATCTTCGACGCCGACTTCGTCCCTCCGAGCCAGTGGGTGATGCAGGTGATACACCACTTCGCCGAGCCCGGCATCGGCATGGTGCAGACACGCTGGACGCACCTGAATCGCGACTACAGCTTCCTGACGCAGGTCGAGGCCATCCTGCTCGACGGGCACTTTGTGCTCGAGCACGGCGGACGCTCGCGCGCGGGGGTCTTTTTCAACTTCAACGGCACCGCCGGAATGTGGCGTCGCGAGACCATCGGCGACGCCGGTGGCTGGCAGCACGACACGCTCACCGAGGACACCGACCTCAGCTATCGCGCGCAGATGAACGGCTGGCACTTCAAGTATCTGCAGGATGTCGAGTGCCCCGCCGAGCTTCCCATCGAGATGACCGCCTTCAAGACGCAGCAGGCACGCTGGGCCAAGGGACTCATCCAGACGGGCAAGAAGATTCTGCCGCGCGTGATGAAGAGCGACCAGCCGTGGCACACCAAGCTCGAGGCCTGGTACCACCTGACGGCGAATATCAGCTACCCATTGATGATTATCCTCTCCGTGCTGCTGATGCCCGCGATGATTATCCGTAGCTGGCAGGGCTTGCTCCAGATGCTGCTGATCGACCTGCCTCTCTTCATGGCGAGCACCATGTCTATCTCGAGCTTTTATCTCGTAAGCCAGAAAGAACTTTTCCCAAAGAAGTGGGGCAGGACCTTCCTCTATCTCCCCTTCCTCATGGCGTTAGGCGTCGGCCTTACGATCACCAACACCAAGGCCGTGATGGAAGCGCTCTTCGGCGTGCAGTCTGCCTTCGCGCGCACGCCGAAGTATCGCGTCGCCAAGAAGGGCGAGAAGAGCCAGGCGAAGAAGTATCGCAAGCGCCTCGGCATCATTCCATGGATCGAGCTGGCCATCGGCTGTTACTTCGCAGCTACCGTCTGGTACGCGATCACGACAGAGAACTTCTTCACCGTCCCCTTCCTCGTGCTCTTCGTCTTCGGCTACTGGTACACGGGGCTGCTGAGCCTGTTGCAGGGCCGCTTTGAGCGCTTCGGCACTGCGGGGCAGGAGTTGCACGAGAAGCCGTACCCTATGGGAATCTAG
- a CDS encoding aminopeptidase P N-terminal domain-containing protein, with product MILVVASSTCFALDSVPKPEYRQRRVALAEKLHGGVAILFAAEEPVLDFMPYRQDEDFYYLSGWNEPGAAIVLIPAVEAVAETPGTALGGRAAQAYREILFLPSRNLRTEKYTGPKMDAATPGAPAATGFDEVLPMTEMPEVLNKLISGDRARLRNVWTEKGSAQAAATLGFLGATLGTSAIESSGDVAQLLIPMRAIKSPAEIELLRKASDASIAAQLAGMRAIRPGVRERTIAGIEVAKMMEDGCERVSYAPIVGSGPNSTMLHYSDNSRVMQSGDTVVIDAAGEYSMYASDITRTMPVNGHFTPRQREIYNIVLGAQRAAAAAFVAGKSKINDPQRKQADSLDQVAFAYVNAHGKDLHGQPLGQYMVHGLGHLVGINVHDPWDYTKPLDKGMVFTIEPGIYIPEENIGIRIEDVFYVDGDGKLVDLIAKLPHEASEVEAVMRQ from the coding sequence ATCATTCTTGTCGTCGCGAGCAGCACATGCTTCGCTCTCGACTCCGTTCCCAAACCTGAGTACCGGCAACGCCGCGTGGCGCTCGCCGAAAAACTCCACGGCGGCGTCGCCATCCTCTTCGCCGCCGAAGAGCCTGTACTCGACTTCATGCCCTACCGCCAGGACGAGGATTTCTACTACCTCTCCGGCTGGAACGAACCAGGGGCTGCCATCGTTCTGATCCCTGCCGTTGAAGCAGTCGCGGAGACTCCCGGTACTGCTCTCGGCGGCCGCGCAGCGCAAGCCTATCGCGAGATTCTCTTCCTGCCCTCGCGTAATCTTCGCACTGAGAAGTACACAGGCCCAAAGATGGATGCTGCCACTCCGGGCGCACCAGCAGCAACCGGCTTTGACGAAGTGCTTCCCATGACAGAGATGCCGGAGGTTCTCAACAAATTGATCTCCGGCGACCGTGCGCGGCTACGGAATGTCTGGACGGAGAAAGGTTCTGCACAAGCAGCAGCAACACTTGGATTTCTCGGGGCTACGCTAGGCACAAGCGCAATCGAGTCCTCTGGCGACGTTGCACAGCTCCTCATCCCCATGCGAGCAATCAAATCTCCTGCCGAAATTGAGTTGCTCCGCAAAGCCTCTGACGCTTCGATTGCAGCGCAACTCGCCGGGATGCGCGCCATCAGGCCTGGCGTCCGTGAGCGCACCATTGCAGGCATCGAGGTCGCGAAGATGATGGAGGATGGTTGCGAGCGTGTAAGCTACGCGCCGATCGTCGGCTCTGGTCCCAACTCCACCATGCTGCACTACAGCGACAACTCGCGCGTCATGCAGTCCGGCGACACCGTCGTGATCGACGCCGCCGGCGAGTACAGCATGTACGCAAGCGACATCACCCGCACTATGCCGGTCAACGGGCACTTTACCCCGCGTCAGCGGGAGATTTACAACATCGTACTTGGAGCGCAGCGTGCAGCTGCGGCCGCGTTTGTCGCAGGCAAATCGAAGATCAACGACCCGCAGCGCAAGCAGGCAGACTCGCTCGACCAGGTTGCCTTCGCCTACGTCAACGCGCACGGCAAGGACCTCCACGGCCAGCCGCTCGGCCAGTACATGGTCCACGGCCTGGGCCACCTCGTCGGCATCAATGTGCATGACCCCTGGGACTACACCAAGCCGCTCGATAAAGGCATGGTCTTCACCATCGAACCGGGTATCTACATCCCCGAGGAAAATATCGGCATCCGCATCGAGGACGTCTTCTACGTCGACGGGGACGGCAAGCTCGTGGACCTGATTGCGAAGCTCCCACACGAGGCATCCGAGGTCGAAGCGGTAATGCGGCAGTAG
- a CDS encoding outer membrane beta-barrel protein, with the protein MKTQTFSTLIVRTAAIAFFSAAAGLSAQTAAAPQVKPVDLKASLMAPLDLSRPADLNYSSSAGTEEMASATNFDFRAGEMQPPPRRRYGRTNYSDRMHNPDGSKKYSFAVGGGFDAPTGSTAKDLTVNWHFQVAGSYNLNKKFGVQVEYNYDKFNDSLSNINRQFARYNALGLVNQDGTPVDFTGLDGSTHVWSLTLNPRYTFYQGDAMGAYVIGGGGFYRKVANWTLPQQGVYCDFYGFCYSFTQNQVFDHYSNNAGGLNGGIGFTYRLSRFASENLYAEARYVWVNNQPSQNSVGGLYPESNKRTGYMPVTVGIRW; encoded by the coding sequence TTGAAAACTCAAACTTTCTCGACGCTGATCGTTCGTACTGCCGCGATCGCTTTTTTTAGCGCTGCTGCCGGTCTCTCTGCGCAGACTGCTGCCGCTCCTCAGGTGAAGCCTGTTGATCTAAAGGCGAGCCTGATGGCTCCGCTGGACCTCTCCCGCCCCGCCGATCTCAACTACAGTTCGAGCGCCGGAACGGAAGAGATGGCATCCGCGACGAACTTCGACTTTCGCGCCGGCGAGATGCAGCCTCCGCCCCGCCGTCGCTACGGACGGACAAACTACAGCGACCGCATGCACAATCCCGACGGTTCGAAGAAGTACTCCTTTGCCGTCGGCGGCGGCTTCGACGCTCCCACTGGTTCCACGGCGAAGGACCTTACGGTCAACTGGCACTTTCAGGTCGCAGGTTCATACAATCTGAACAAAAAATTTGGCGTTCAGGTCGAGTACAACTACGACAAGTTCAACGACTCGCTGAGCAACATCAATCGCCAGTTTGCTCGTTATAACGCTCTGGGACTCGTGAATCAGGATGGCACGCCCGTCGACTTCACGGGACTCGACGGAAGCACGCACGTCTGGTCCCTCACGTTGAATCCGCGATACACCTTCTATCAGGGCGATGCGATGGGCGCATACGTGATCGGCGGCGGCGGCTTCTATCGCAAGGTGGCAAACTGGACGCTGCCCCAGCAGGGCGTCTACTGCGATTTCTACGGCTTCTGCTACAGCTTCACCCAGAACCAGGTCTTCGACCACTACTCGAACAACGCGGGTGGCCTCAACGGCGGCATCGGTTTTACCTACCGGCTGTCGCGGTTCGCATCGGAGAACCTCTATGCGGAGGCGCGCTACGTATGGGTGAACAATCAGCCAAGTCAAAATTCGGTGGGTGGGCTTTACCCAGAAAGCAACAAGCGTACGGGATACATGCCGGTCACGGTTGGTATCCGCTGGTAG
- a CDS encoding Rne/Rng family ribonuclease — translation MAKEIYISSTPHETRLAIVENDALAEIYYERENEYTLAGSIYNGRVTRVLPGMQSSFVDIGLERDAFLYITDFMEEAGDTADFEGEGSQRGGGQRRGGREPQTLEGQAGESSSRSGERGDRDRDRGRDRNRNRRDRDGRRGQGDGEYAAPEASEAATDESLSAGEASEENQPIGEGAPGADGSRRWRGRRGRRRGRGQRGEAREQAQGTEPQADASDAAAADPYESSFEIDGAEEQPGIAAESIELEGAAQENGDSEQDFVRGSRRPDFQNEQRNDQRNEQRSGRNDRGRGGRDRDRGGRRSPRGFEPKTSSYGADDAAAAQDPSQLEPIILPGESLSKYRAGGEEPASVEVKAPQPTVAAPSAPGYEIPSGWDGGFVLPGESLSRRRAPEKQEAVPAPVEHVAPLEEAAVQSETTTVPAASKAQAEPTEYEPVEASASYRVDPVAPSEFRQSAPVEEIEEVVEQHTELPHAEIEQLEVSPAPIEEAAAIHEQTVKAQEAEAAHDVTAIHASGWMESTAPVFAPVEQEAQHQALEEGAASIEEAEEDAIDDEDYDTTTLQASSVEELDDLDEEETLEGAADLGAMLREMSIDEITRPGEDEGEEEDFEEEHAVYDGNAEVMEEDALDTEEAALDDEAEYAEEGEPAVADGAAPARERTRDSERRRGRRDGRRGGRDRARHAGGGGDRERSGGRGRTSMQATNLPAISELLKPGQEILVQIAKEPIAKKGARITSHIALPGRFLVFMPTVNHTGVSRKIESDGERRRLKEILLSEKGDAAGGFIVRTAASGASEEELRSDLRFLLNLWADIKQRSESSKSPALIYHDLNLVERILRDQVTDNFSAIWVDSEENYERILRFLQRFQPSLIRRVKLYTKETPLFEQFGITDEINKALRSKVWLKSGGSIVINQTEALVAIDINTGKYVGKTARLEDTIVKTNLDAIPEIVRQIRLRDLGGIIIIDFIDMDERKNRNRVMAALEEELKSDRAPSKILQFNDFGLVAITRKRVKQSLERTLSTTCGVCAGTGMVKSPVTVCNDIYIEMRKMAKHLDRGDVMLRVHPDVVKQLKSSTKWLQEMEEIVGKTILVKSDPSLHPEQFDIH, via the coding sequence ATGGCGAAGGAAATTTATATATCGAGCACGCCGCACGAGACGCGGCTTGCCATCGTTGAAAACGACGCGCTCGCTGAGATTTATTACGAGCGCGAGAACGAGTACACCCTCGCGGGGTCGATCTACAACGGCCGCGTGACGCGCGTGCTTCCGGGCATGCAGTCCAGCTTTGTGGATATTGGCCTGGAGCGCGACGCCTTCCTCTACATCACCGACTTCATGGAGGAGGCCGGAGACACGGCCGACTTCGAGGGCGAGGGGTCGCAGCGCGGCGGCGGTCAGCGCCGTGGAGGCCGCGAGCCGCAGACACTGGAAGGCCAGGCGGGCGAGAGTTCGTCGCGTTCGGGCGAGCGTGGAGACCGGGATCGCGACCGTGGCAGGGACCGCAATCGCAATCGCCGCGATCGCGACGGCAGGCGCGGGCAGGGTGACGGTGAGTATGCCGCGCCTGAGGCCTCCGAGGCGGCCACGGACGAGAGCCTCAGCGCAGGAGAGGCCTCCGAGGAGAACCAGCCGATCGGCGAAGGCGCTCCGGGTGCGGATGGAAGCCGTCGCTGGCGCGGCCGCAGGGGCCGTCGTCGCGGGCGCGGGCAGCGTGGTGAGGCTCGTGAGCAGGCCCAGGGCACCGAACCGCAGGCAGATGCGTCCGATGCAGCAGCTGCGGATCCTTACGAGTCTTCCTTTGAGATTGATGGGGCGGAGGAGCAGCCCGGCATCGCTGCCGAGAGCATTGAGTTGGAGGGCGCGGCGCAGGAGAACGGCGACTCGGAGCAGGATTTCGTGCGCGGCTCACGGCGCCCCGATTTCCAGAACGAACAACGTAACGACCAGCGTAATGAGCAGCGCAGTGGGCGCAATGATCGTGGTCGCGGCGGACGCGACCGCGACCGTGGCGGCCGCAGATCGCCGCGAGGGTTTGAACCGAAGACGTCTTCTTATGGAGCCGACGATGCGGCCGCAGCCCAGGATCCGTCGCAGCTCGAGCCAATTATTCTTCCGGGCGAATCGCTGTCGAAGTATCGTGCAGGCGGTGAAGAGCCTGCGTCCGTCGAGGTCAAAGCCCCGCAGCCCACAGTTGCGGCACCTTCCGCCCCCGGCTACGAGATTCCATCCGGATGGGACGGAGGTTTTGTGCTGCCGGGCGAATCGCTCTCGCGACGCCGCGCACCGGAGAAGCAGGAGGCTGTGCCTGCTCCCGTTGAGCACGTAGCTCCTCTCGAAGAGGCCGCGGTGCAGAGCGAGACAACTACTGTCCCTGCTGCAAGCAAAGCACAGGCTGAGCCGACTGAATATGAGCCGGTGGAAGCTTCGGCATCCTATCGTGTCGATCCAGTTGCGCCGAGCGAGTTTCGCCAGAGCGCTCCGGTGGAAGAGATTGAGGAGGTTGTAGAGCAGCACACCGAGCTTCCTCACGCGGAGATTGAGCAGCTTGAAGTCTCTCCGGCTCCCATCGAGGAAGCTGCCGCAATTCACGAGCAGACCGTCAAGGCGCAGGAAGCAGAAGCCGCCCACGATGTGACAGCGATCCACGCCAGCGGCTGGATGGAGTCCACCGCCCCGGTATTTGCTCCCGTGGAACAGGAGGCACAGCACCAGGCGCTCGAAGAGGGCGCGGCGTCGATTGAAGAAGCCGAAGAGGATGCGATCGACGACGAGGACTACGATACGACCACGCTACAGGCATCTTCCGTGGAGGAGCTTGACGACCTCGACGAAGAGGAGACGCTTGAGGGCGCCGCCGATCTGGGAGCCATGCTCCGTGAGATGTCGATCGATGAGATCACTCGTCCCGGCGAAGACGAAGGCGAAGAGGAAGACTTTGAGGAAGAGCACGCCGTATACGACGGCAATGCCGAAGTCATGGAAGAGGACGCTCTGGATACAGAAGAAGCGGCTTTGGACGATGAGGCGGAATACGCTGAGGAAGGCGAGCCTGCCGTAGCCGATGGCGCAGCCCCGGCCCGGGAGCGTACGCGTGACTCGGAGCGTCGTCGCGGCCGTCGCGATGGGCGCCGTGGCGGGCGCGATCGTGCGCGTCATGCAGGCGGCGGCGGCGATCGCGAGCGCAGTGGAGGACGCGGCCGCACCTCGATGCAGGCCACGAACCTTCCAGCGATCAGCGAGCTGCTGAAGCCGGGGCAGGAGATCCTGGTGCAGATCGCCAAGGAGCCTATTGCCAAGAAGGGCGCGCGCATCACATCGCACATCGCCCTGCCGGGACGGTTCCTCGTATTCATGCCAACGGTGAACCACACGGGTGTCTCTCGCAAGATCGAGTCCGACGGCGAGCGACGCCGCCTCAAGGAGATTCTGCTGAGCGAGAAGGGTGACGCCGCAGGCGGCTTCATCGTTCGCACAGCGGCTTCAGGCGCAAGTGAAGAAGAGCTTCGCTCCGACCTGCGCTTCCTGTTGAATCTGTGGGCCGACATCAAGCAGCGTTCGGAGTCGTCGAAGTCGCCCGCGCTGATCTATCACGATCTGAACCTCGTCGAGCGCATTCTGCGCGACCAGGTGACGGACAACTTTTCGGCGATCTGGGTCGACAGCGAAGAAAACTACGAGCGCATTCTGCGCTTCCTGCAGCGCTTCCAGCCGTCGCTGATCCGCCGCGTGAAGCTCTACACCAAGGAGACGCCGCTGTTCGAGCAGTTCGGCATCACGGACGAGATCAACAAGGCGCTGCGCTCGAAGGTGTGGCTGAAGTCCGGTGGCTCGATCGTCATCAACCAGACTGAAGCGCTCGTCGCGATCGACATCAACACCGGCAAGTACGTCGGCAAGACGGCGCGCCTCGAAGACACCATCGTGAAGACGAACCTCGATGCGATCCCTGAGATCGTTCGCCAGATTCGCCTGCGCGACCTTGGCGGCATCATCATCATCGACTTCATAGACATGGATGAGCGCAAGAACCGCAACCGCGTGATGGCCGCGCTCGAAGAAGAGTTGAAGAGCGACCGCGCGCCGTCGAAGATCCTCCAGTTTAACGATTTTGGTCTAGTGGCCATTACGCGCAAGCGCGTGAAGCAGTCGCTTGAGAGAACGCTCTCGACCACCTGCGGCGTGTGCGCGGGAACGGGCATGGTGAAGTCGCCGGTGACGGTGTGCAACGACATCTACATCGAGATGCGCAAGATGGCGAAGCATCTTGATCGCGGCGATGTGATGCTGCGCGTGCATCCGGATGTCGTCAAGCAGTTGAAGTCGTCGACCAAATGGCTGCAGGAGATGGAGGAGATCGTAGGCAAGACGATCCTCGTCAAATCCGATCCAAGCCTTCACCCGGAGCAGTTCGATATCCACTAA
- the rodA gene encoding rod shape-determining protein RodA has translation MFRLSSYRDFDWVLLGFVMLLSVISVLEIKSATLHTKFHGFDQKQIGFLAAGLFLMFVISMIDYHRLLDIVPWAYGISILSLLAVKLVGQKVLGARRWINLGGGIHFQPSEWVKLVLIVAVARYFWNLGGRELSWRDIGKAFALVCIPMMLVLMQPDMGTSLTYFPVLLCGLFLGGIRLKQAAILVLIFTVLIGGAWKSGKLLKPYQKARLTAFIDPDEDPKGKGYQIRQSLIAVGSGGIWGKGANKGTQTQGDFLPIPYTDFIFAAFCEEHGFVGALGVLLIYFLILMRLIQNAQTAADLPGAYIIMGIVAVIVFQIAVNIGMVVGLMPVTGIPLPLMSYGGSSILFTFLSLGIVMNIRMRRFVN, from the coding sequence ATGTTCCGCCTCTCCTCCTACCGCGACTTCGACTGGGTTCTGCTCGGCTTTGTGATGCTGCTGTCGGTCATCAGTGTGCTCGAGATCAAGTCGGCCACGCTGCATACGAAGTTCCATGGCTTCGACCAGAAGCAGATCGGCTTTCTGGCCGCGGGTCTGTTCCTGATGTTCGTCATCTCCATGATCGACTATCATCGGCTGCTCGACATTGTGCCGTGGGCCTACGGAATCAGCATTCTTTCGCTGCTGGCGGTGAAGCTGGTGGGGCAGAAGGTGCTGGGTGCCCGCCGCTGGATCAACCTGGGCGGTGGCATTCACTTCCAGCCGTCGGAGTGGGTGAAGCTGGTGCTGATCGTCGCTGTGGCGCGGTACTTCTGGAACCTGGGCGGCCGCGAGTTGAGCTGGCGCGATATTGGCAAAGCGTTTGCGCTGGTCTGCATTCCGATGATGCTGGTGCTGATGCAGCCGGACATGGGGACTTCGCTCACCTACTTCCCGGTGCTGCTGTGCGGCCTGTTCCTGGGAGGCATCCGGCTGAAGCAGGCGGCGATCCTGGTGCTGATCTTCACGGTGTTGATCGGCGGTGCGTGGAAGAGTGGCAAGCTGCTGAAGCCTTATCAGAAAGCCCGGCTAACGGCGTTTATCGACCCCGACGAGGATCCCAAGGGCAAGGGCTACCAGATTCGTCAGTCGCTGATCGCCGTAGGCTCGGGCGGCATATGGGGCAAGGGGGCGAACAAGGGAACACAGACGCAGGGCGACTTCCTCCCCATTCCGTACACGGACTTTATCTTCGCAGCCTTCTGCGAGGAGCACGGCTTTGTGGGTGCGCTGGGCGTGCTGCTGATCTACTTCCTGATCCTGATGCGGTTGATTCAGAACGCCCAGACGGCCGCCGATCTGCCGGGAGCCTACATCATCATGGGCATTGTGGCGGTGATCGTCTTTCAGATCGCGGTCAATATCGGGATGGTGGTGGGTCTGATGCCGGTGACGGGAATCCCTTTGCCTCTTATGAGTTACGGGGGGTCGTCGATCCTGTTTACCTTTCTGTCGCTGGGCATTGTGATGAATATCCGCATGAGACGGTTTGTAAACTGA